The Vicia villosa cultivar HV-30 ecotype Madison, WI linkage group LG1, Vvil1.0, whole genome shotgun sequence genome includes a region encoding these proteins:
- the LOC131644783 gene encoding FT-interacting protein 1-like translates to MSSSKTAPKPNTDDYKLKDTKPELGEKWPHGGQRGGTGWIYSERATSTYDLVEQMYYLYVRVVKAKELPPNPVTGNVDPYVEVKVGNYKGKTRHFEKKMNPEWKQVFAFSKEKIQSSVVEVFVRDKEMVARDDYIGKVEFDMHEVPTRVPPDSPLAPQWYRLENLRGETRTRGEVMLAVWMGTQADEAFPEAWHSDSASVKGEGVYNIRSKVYVNPKLWYLRVNVIEAQDVEPHDKSQPPQVFVKAQVGQQVLKTKLCPTKTPNPTWNEDLVFVAAEPFEEQLVLTVENKASPGKDEVVAKLTLALNKFETRMDHRPVHSRWYNVERFGFGVLEGDKGNELKFSSRIHLRVCLEGAYHVLDESTMYISDTRTTARQLWKQPIGILEVGILSAQGLQPMKTSNGKSSTDAYCVAKYGMKWVRTRTITESFNPKWNEQYTWEVHDPCTVITFGVFDNCHLGGGNSQQSATKTNDARIGKVRIRLSTLEMDRIYTNSYPLLVLRPNGLKKMGELQLAIRFTCLSLSHIIYLYGHPLLPKMHYLHPFTVNQLDSLRYQAMSIVAVRLGRAEPPLRKEVVEYMLDVDSHIWSLRRSKANFFRIVSLFSGLISMSKWLGEVQKWKNPVTSILVHVLFFILICYPELILPTIFLYMFLIGIWNFRKRSRHPPHMDTKISWAEAAHPDELDEEFDTFPTSKAQDVIRMRYDRLRSVAGRIQTVVGDIATQGERLQALLSWRDPRATFLFVIFCLVTAVALYVTPFKMVIFVAGIFWLRHPKFRSKLPSVPSNFFKRLPSGADSML, encoded by the coding sequence ATGAGTTCATCTAAAACTGCTCCAAAACCAAACACAGATGATTACAAGCTAAAAGACACAAAGCCAGAGCTAGGAGAGAAATGGCCACACGGAGGACAACGCGGCGGTACAGGTTGGATTTACAGCGAAAGAGCAACAAGCACATACGATCTCGTCGAACAAATGTATTACCTCTACGTGCGCGTCGTAAAAGCCAAAGAATTGCCACCAAATCCGGTCACCGGAAACGTAGATCCTTACGTTGAAGTAAAAGTTGGTAACTACAAAGGAAAAACAAGACACTTTGAGAAAAAAATGAATCCGGAATGGAAACAAGTATTCGCGTTCTCGAAAGAAAAGATACAATCTTCGGTTGTTGAAGTGTTTGTAAGAGACAAAGAGATGGTAGCAAGAGATGACTACATTGGAAAAGTCGAATTTGATATGCATGAAGTTCCAACAAGAGTTCCACCAGATAGTCCTTTAGCACCTCAATGGTATAGACTCGAGAATTTGCGGGGCGAAACAAGAACAAGAGGTGAAGTTATGTTAGCTGTTTGGATGGGAACACAAGCAGATGAAGCTTTTCCTGAGGCATGGCATTCAGATTCAGCTTCCGTAAAAGGGGAAGGTGTTTACAATATTAGATCAAAGGTTTATGTTAACCCTAAACTTTGGTATTTGAGGGTTAACGTAATTGAAGCTCAAGATGTTGAGCCACATGATAAATCACAACCACCACAAGTTTTTGTTAAAGCTCAAGTTGGACAACAAGTGCTTAAAACCAAGCTTTGTCCGACTAAAACGCCGAATCCGACTTGGAACGAAGATCTTGTGTTTGTAGCTGCCGAGCCGTTTGAAGAACAGCTCGTGTTGACGGTCGAGAATAAGGCGAGTCCTGGTAAAGACGAAGTCGTGGCCAAGTTAACCTTGGCGTTGAACAAATTCGAGACACGGATGGATCATCGCCCGGTGCATTCGCGGTGGTACAACGTGGAGAGATTCGGATTCGGGGTTCTTGAAGGTGATAAAGGGAATGAGCTTAAATTCTCAAGTAGGATTCACCTAAGGGTTTGTCTTGAAGGTGCATATCATGTTCTGGATGAATCAACAATGTATATTAGTGATACAAGAACAACTGCTAGACAACTATGGAAGCAACCAATTGGGATTCTTGAAGTTGGAATATTGAGTGCTCAAGGGCTTCAACCAATGAAAACAAGCAATGGTAAAAGTTCAACAGATGCTTACTGTGTAGCGAAATACGGTATGAAATGGGTTAGAACAAGAACAATCACCGAGAGTTTTAATCCAAAATGGAATGAACAATACACTTGGGAAGTTCATGATCCTTGCACCGTTATAACTTTTGGTGTTTTTGATAACTGTCATCTAGGTGGGGGAAACTCTCAACAAAGTGCGACAAAAACAAATGATGCAAGAATCGGTAAGGTTCGAATCCGTTTGTCAACTTTAGAAATGGATAGAATCTACACAAACTCATATCCATTGCTCGTTCTACGTCCCAACGGATTGAAGAAAATGGGAGAACTTCAACTAGCGATTCGTTTCACATGTCTTTCGTTATCACATATAATTTACCTATACGGACACCCTTTACTACCGAAAATGCATTACTTGCATCCATTCACAGTGAATCAGTTAGATAGTTTAAGATACCAAGCAATGAGCATTGTTGCAGTGAGGCTAGGAAGAGCGGAACCACCTTTGAGGAAAGAAGTTGTTGAATACATGCTTGATGTTGATTCACATATATGGAGTTTAAGAAGAAGCAAGGCAAATTTCTTCCGAATCGTTTCACTTTTCTCGGGTCTAATATCGATGAGTAAATGGCTTGGTGAAGTACAAAAGTGGAAGAATCCGGTGACATCGATTTTGGTTCATGTTCTTTTCTTCATCTTGATATGTTATCCGGAATTGATTCTACCGACGATTTTTCTTTACATGTTTCTCATTGGAATATGGAATTTTCGGAAAAGATCACGACACCCTCCACATATGGACACGAAAATTTCGTGGGCGGAAGCAGCGCATCCAGATGAACTAGATGAAGAGTTTGATACTTTTCCGACTTCCAAGGCGCAAGATGTGATAAGAATGAGATATGATAGGCTTAGGAGTGTGGCTGGGAGAATTCAAACTGTGGTTGGTGATATTGCAACTCAAGGCGAGAGGCTTCAAGCTTTGCTTAGTTGGAGAGATCCAAGAGCAACGTTTTTGTTTGTGATTTTCTGTCTTGTTACTGCTGTTGCATTGTATGTTACACCTTTTAAGATGGTTATTTTTGTTGCTGGGATTTTCTGGCTTAGGCACCCAAAGTTTAGGAGCAAGTTGCCTTCTGTGCCAAGTAATTTCTTCAAGAGGTTGCCATCTGGTGCTGATAGTATGCTTTGA